From the genome of Drosophila melanogaster chromosome 2L, one region includes:
- the CG15286 gene encoding uncharacterized protein, isoform B, with translation MTMNRHERIECKGCGKRSLTFRCYRCLSCQDFDICEECYDNDFTTSTHPFDHPVVCVLIPADVELYFGGEYISNYPPQSYRCPYCKRWGFNESTFLEHVSAMHPDASPLLVSTMVGLFEQQQAARLFLENEQLASIAVAATSRNELMRRPEGSMALYLEPLNRDGSYRRVVERNNEDRSRRLSPDGRDRLQALVRERYSRIARRSAARVGNMTSRPLLAPAPGDGSRLSGIQESIEAGQGIRNVIVEELSTSNYDPPFTINASASAILEQQQQQQVMGPSPNAAAPPIVTHPSLIEMMRFYDEAGLQPFPASSRRVIRTRHANPAQPAANIGNNTRSINVYGPTSAFTQASHNTRSLTAPDLFSLDERYRISRMPMFQANPGALHRQGTGTRALDTRAVEFSEFPPEETELPLILGTSTIEDPSKLTKQRDQERRRFLCYRFTTPRSSKRPQNHFLLQRAEFVSQVLYSALCDEDFQDISFPILRNIPKLRTIPDNVISGAGDAEKNPSNP, from the coding sequence ATGACGATGAATCGCCACGAGCGTATCGAGTGCAAAGGATGCGGAAAGCGGTCCCTCACCTTCAGGTGCTATCGCTGCCTGAGCTGCCAGGACTTTGATATTTGCGAGGAGTGCTATGACAATGACTTCACCACATCCACGCATCCGTTTGACCATCCGGTGGTATGTGTCCTCATTCCGGCAGATGTGGAACTGTACTTTGGTGGCGAGTACATCAGTAACTATCCGCCGCAGAGCTACCGCTGTCCGTACTGCAAGAGATGGGGCTTCAACGAGTCCACCTTCCTGGAGCATGTATCGGCAATGCATCCGGATGCCAGTCCCCTGCTGGTCTCCACCATGGTCGGTCTcttcgagcagcagcaggcggcaCGTCTCTTTCTGGAGAATGAGCAGTTGGCCTCCATTGCCGTGGCCGCCACATCGCGCAACGAACTGATGCGTCGCCCAGAGGGCTCCATGGCCCTCTACTTGGAGCCGCTAAATCGGGATGGAAGCTATCGCAGGGTGGTGGAACGGAATAACGAAGATCGTTCGCGGCGCTTGTCTCCGGATGGCCGTGATCGGCTTCAGGCTCTGGTCAGAGAGCGGTACTCCCGTATTGCACGCCGAAGTGCTGCCAGAGTTGGTAACATGACTTCCAGACCGCTGCTAGCGCCTGCTCCCGGTGACGGCTCCCGCTTGAGTGGGATACAGGAGAGCATAGAGGCAGGCCAGGGAATACGTAATGTCATTGTGGAAGAGCTAAGCACCTCCAACTACGATCCTCCATTCACCATCaatgccagtgccagtgccatattggagcaacagcagcagcagcaggtgatGGGACCAAGCCCAAATGCCGCCGCTCCACCTATCGTAACACACCCATCGCTGATCGAGATGATGCGCTTCTATGACGAGGCTGGCTTGCAGCCATTTCCAGCTTCATCCCGTCGAGTCATCCGCACCAGGCACGCAAACCCAGCTCAACCGGCGGCCAACATCGGTAACAATACACGGAGCATAAATGTTTACGGACCCACATCCGCTTTTACCCAGGCGTCGCACAATACTCGATCCTTGACCGCCCCCGATCTGTTTTCGCTTGACGAGCGGTATCGTATTAGCAGGATGCCCATGTTCCAGGCAAATCCCGGAGCACTACATCGCCAGGGAACCGGGACGCGCGCTTTGGATACGCGCGCCGTGGAATTCAGTGAATTTCCGCCGGAAGAAACCGAACTGCCCCTCATCCTGGGCACTTCCACGATCGAGGACCCGTCGAAGCTGACCAAGCAGAGGGATCAGGAGCGCAGGCGTTTTCTCTGCTATCGCTTCACAACACCCAGGTCATCTAAGCGTCCCCAGAATCATTTTCTATTGCAACGCGCCGAATTTGTTTCCCAGGTGCTTTACTCCGCCTTGTGCGATGAAGATTTCCAGGATATTTCCTTTCCGATCTTGAGAAACATTCCAAAACTGAGGACCATTCCGGACAACGTCATCTCCGGTGCCGGCGATGCTGAAAAGAATCCATCTAATCCGTAA